Proteins encoded in a region of the Malaciobacter mytili LMG 24559 genome:
- a CDS encoding sensor histidine kinase: MRQTNLDDFLNLEEQNKELEEKIKQVVKKNKQSEEILFQQSKMASMGELLGSITHQWRQPLMEINSLFMPIDAKLKMGQNVENKEILDSIEKLSEITKYMSTTINDFKNFFSTDKQKVTFNLSTQLNFAINILSSTLKKHNIKLEIIVKKNPEIYGYKNEYSQVLINLINNAKEILFLRNIKDPLIKITLNKESNNAILIIEDNAGGIKDSNPYAIFEPFYTKEKKDGFGIGLFMSKLIIEKHMNGYIEVVNGENGAIFTIVTPLNTDL, translated from the coding sequence ATGAGACAGACAAATTTAGATGATTTTTTAAACTTAGAAGAACAGAATAAAGAATTAGAAGAGAAAATTAAGCAAGTTGTTAAAAAAAATAAACAAAGTGAAGAGATACTTTTTCAACAAAGCAAGATGGCTTCTATGGGAGAACTATTAGGGTCTATTACCCATCAATGGAGACAACCTTTAATGGAAATCAATTCTTTATTTATGCCTATAGATGCAAAACTTAAAATGGGTCAAAATGTAGAAAACAAAGAGATTTTAGATTCAATAGAAAAATTAAGTGAAATTACAAAATATATGTCTACAACTATAAATGACTTTAAAAACTTTTTTTCTACTGATAAACAAAAAGTGACATTTAATTTATCAACTCAATTAAACTTTGCTATTAATATTTTAAGTAGTACTTTAAAAAAACATAATATAAAGCTAGAAATAATAGTGAAAAAAAATCCAGAAATTTATGGATATAAAAATGAGTATTCACAAGTTCTAATAAATTTAATAAATAATGCTAAAGAAATATTATTTTTAAGAAACATAAAAGATCCACTTATAAAAATAACTCTAAATAAAGAAAGTAATAATGCAATATTAATTATTGAAGATAATGCAGGTGGAATAAAAGATTCAAATCCTTATGCTATTTTTGAACCTTTTTATACAAAAGAAAAAAAAGATGGTTTTGGGATAGGTTTATTTATGTCAAAACTAATTATTGAAAAACATATGAATGGTTATATTGAAGTAGTAAATGGTGAAAATGGCGCTATTTTTACTATAGTAACTCCTTTAAATACTGATTTGTAA